In Methylotenera sp. L2L1, the following proteins share a genomic window:
- a CDS encoding DUF3426 domain-containing protein, which produces MRDITHCPNCQTQFFVSEDQLKQHDGLVRCGQCLQVFNAKEQFVPTSTPTPETPAPSAVEVATDTLTPANSDAPSSWPTIDLSFEEAAPSTHSPEPKPESAASAAAQSSAASAESHATPANEQTVATTAHTGALAELPHDPSSIAEHPPHDAGKLNFAHHPSNDFNDLAKHAKRDGKQSTSHRWLCLLGTLLLVLAAAGQSAYFLRNTIAIYYPNLKPQLVQACQHLKCSIELPKQIEWIVIDDSDMQEDLEHTGVMHLSSSLFNKAGFVQAYPNIELTLTDTSDSAVLRRIFKPAEYLPPNTDIAAGFSAGKEIKVKLAITTQDVSVAGYRLYVTY; this is translated from the coding sequence ATGCGCGACATAACCCATTGCCCAAACTGCCAAACTCAATTCTTTGTTAGTGAAGATCAGCTCAAGCAGCATGATGGCTTAGTACGCTGCGGGCAATGTCTGCAGGTGTTTAATGCCAAAGAGCAATTTGTCCCTACAAGTACCCCTACCCCAGAAACACCAGCACCTAGCGCTGTGGAAGTAGCCACAGATACATTAACACCTGCCAATAGCGATGCACCATCTAGCTGGCCGACAATTGACCTGAGTTTTGAAGAGGCTGCGCCAAGCACGCATAGCCCAGAGCCTAAGCCAGAGTCTGCCGCATCAGCGGCCGCTCAATCGAGCGCAGCATCAGCAGAGAGTCACGCTACGCCAGCTAATGAGCAAACCGTAGCGACCACAGCGCACACCGGCGCACTTGCTGAACTACCGCATGACCCAAGTAGCATAGCGGAACACCCACCTCACGACGCTGGCAAACTAAATTTCGCCCATCATCCATCTAACGATTTTAATGACCTAGCCAAACACGCAAAACGAGATGGCAAGCAAAGTACAAGCCACCGCTGGCTTTGTTTGCTAGGCACACTGCTATTAGTGTTAGCCGCAGCTGGGCAAAGCGCCTATTTCTTACGCAATACCATCGCTATTTATTACCCCAATCTCAAACCGCAACTAGTGCAAGCATGCCAGCACCTAAAGTGCAGCATAGAGCTGCCCAAGCAGATTGAGTGGATTGTGATTGACGACTCAGATATGCAGGAAGACCTTGAACATACAGGGGTAATGCACCTTAGTAGCAGCCTCTTTAACAAGGCTGGCTTTGTACAAGCCTACCCAAATATAGAACTAACGCTGACGGATACGAGCGACAGCGCTGTTTTAAGACGTATATTTAAACCGGCAGAGTATTTACCACCGAACACAGACATCGCAGCCGGGTTTAGTGCGGGTAAAGAAATCAAAGTGAAGCTTGCCATTACCACACAGGATGTCAGTGTTGCAGGATATCGGCTTTACGTGACTTACTAG
- the katG gene encoding catalase/peroxidase HPI: MTAESKCPFSGNATKPTVAGSANNSQWWPEQLNLRILHQHSSKSDPMGQAFNYAEAFKSLDLDAVIKDLHALMTDSQDWWPADYGHYGPFFIRMAWHGAGTYRIHDGRGGAGSGSQRFAPLNSWPDNGNLDKARRLLWPIKQKYGRKLSWADLMILAGNVALDSMGLKTFGFAGGRPDIWEPEEDIYWGPETTWLGDERYKGDRELDNPLGAVQMGLIYVNPEGPNGNPDPIASARDIRETFARMAMNDEETVALVAGGHTFGKCHGAGDASHVGREPEAADIEEQGFGWKNSFGSGKGVHAITSGIEGAWTNNPIQWDNNYFENLFGYEWQLTKSPAGAHQWTPKEASASGTVPDAHDPTKRHAPIMTTADLAMRMDPSYERISRHFFENPQAFADAFARAWFKLTHRDMGPVSRYLGPLVPTEALIWQDPVPAVNHPLINAQDIAALKAKIMASGLSVSQLVSTAWASASTFRGSDKRGGANGARIRLAPQKDWEVNQPTELAVVIQTLEAIQKDFNDAQKDGKKVSIADLIVLGGCAAIEAAAKKAGQEVNVPFTPGRTDASQAQTDTDSFAVLEPVADGFRNYIKGSVKEASAELLLDKAQLLTLTAPEMTVLIGGLRVLNANHGKSKHGVLTNRPEALSNDFFMNLLEMKTKWQKSHASENVLEGRDRVTNELKWTGTVVDLVFGSNSQLRAIAEVYAAADAQQTFLRDFVQAWNKVMNLDRFDLA, from the coding sequence ATGACAGCTGAATCAAAATGCCCATTCTCGGGCAATGCAACCAAACCAACAGTCGCTGGAAGTGCGAACAATAGTCAGTGGTGGCCAGAACAATTAAATCTCAGAATACTACATCAGCACTCTTCTAAATCAGACCCTATGGGTCAAGCGTTCAATTATGCCGAAGCATTCAAAAGCCTAGATCTTGATGCCGTCATCAAAGACCTCCACGCCCTGATGACAGACTCTCAGGATTGGTGGCCTGCAGACTATGGTCATTATGGACCGTTCTTTATCCGTATGGCATGGCACGGCGCTGGTACTTACCGTATTCATGACGGTCGTGGCGGTGCTGGTTCTGGCTCACAAAGATTTGCACCACTCAATAGCTGGCCAGACAATGGCAACCTAGATAAAGCACGTCGTCTACTTTGGCCAATTAAACAAAAGTACGGACGCAAGCTTTCTTGGGCTGACTTAATGATTCTTGCAGGTAACGTTGCCTTAGATTCAATGGGACTCAAGACCTTTGGCTTTGCTGGAGGACGTCCGGACATCTGGGAACCTGAGGAAGATATCTACTGGGGTCCGGAAACGACATGGCTAGGCGACGAGCGCTACAAAGGCGATCGTGAGCTAGATAATCCGCTAGGCGCTGTCCAGATGGGCTTGATTTATGTGAACCCAGAAGGCCCGAACGGCAATCCTGATCCAATCGCTTCTGCACGCGACATTCGTGAAACGTTTGCACGGATGGCGATGAATGATGAAGAAACGGTAGCGCTTGTTGCTGGCGGACATACTTTTGGTAAATGTCACGGTGCTGGTGATGCTAGTCATGTTGGTCGTGAACCAGAGGCCGCAGATATCGAAGAGCAAGGGTTTGGATGGAAAAATAGTTTTGGTAGCGGCAAAGGCGTTCATGCCATCACCAGTGGCATAGAGGGTGCATGGACCAATAATCCAATCCAATGGGATAACAATTATTTTGAGAATCTGTTCGGCTATGAGTGGCAGCTAACTAAGAGCCCTGCTGGTGCCCACCAATGGACGCCTAAAGAGGCATCTGCGTCAGGCACTGTGCCAGATGCACACGACCCAACTAAACGCCACGCCCCCATCATGACCACTGCAGATTTGGCAATGAGAATGGACCCGTCTTATGAGCGAATATCTCGCCATTTCTTTGAAAATCCGCAAGCATTCGCTGATGCATTTGCTAGAGCGTGGTTTAAATTAACGCACCGTGATATGGGCCCTGTATCGCGTTACCTTGGCCCGTTAGTACCAACAGAGGCACTTATTTGGCAGGACCCTGTACCAGCAGTCAATCATCCATTAATTAATGCGCAAGACATTGCCGCGTTAAAAGCAAAAATCATGGCTTCTGGCTTATCAGTCTCTCAATTGGTGTCTACTGCATGGGCCTCTGCATCGACATTCCGCGGGTCTGATAAACGTGGTGGTGCAAATGGTGCCCGGATTCGCCTAGCACCGCAAAAGGACTGGGAAGTAAACCAGCCAACAGAACTCGCGGTAGTCATTCAGACATTGGAAGCGATCCAGAAAGACTTTAATGATGCACAAAAAGATGGAAAAAAAGTTTCTATTGCAGATCTGATTGTACTTGGTGGTTGTGCTGCTATTGAAGCTGCGGCTAAAAAAGCAGGTCAAGAAGTAAATGTGCCATTCACGCCTGGTCGCACTGATGCAAGCCAAGCACAAACCGACACTGATTCATTTGCTGTGCTTGAGCCTGTTGCTGATGGTTTCCGCAACTACATTAAAGGTAGCGTTAAAGAAGCAAGTGCTGAGTTATTGCTAGATAAAGCGCAATTACTCACGCTAACAGCGCCTGAAATGACTGTTTTAATTGGGGGCTTGCGTGTGCTGAATGCAAACCACGGAAAATCCAAGCATGGCGTATTAACTAACAGACCAGAAGCATTGAGCAATGATTTCTTTATGAATCTGTTGGAGATGAAAACAAAGTGGCAGAAATCTCATGCATCTGAAAATGTGCTTGAGGGGCGCGACCGAGTAACGAACGAACTCAAATGGACCGGAACAGTGGTCGATTTAGTTTTCGGCTCAAACTCTCAGCTCCGAGCCATTGCTGAGGTCTATGCTGCGGCCGATGCACAACAAACGTTCTTGCGTGACTTTGTGCAAGCCTGGAACAAAGTCATGAACCTTGACCGTTTCGATCTTGCTTAA
- the prmA gene encoding 50S ribosomal protein L11 methyltransferase, which yields MAWVSLKIEAQDNNADLISDTLMELGALSAIIEDANAETIDEQPIFGEPGDPPPGIWQQNLVSALFDEGVDVTAVIQALEQIAKLNQLNYTTETIQEQDWVRATQSQFDPIKITENLWIVPTWHVSPNPEAINIVLDPGLAFGTGSHPTTHLCLGWLAQTVNTGNSVLDYGCGSGILAIAAKKLGANEVVGTDIDTQAIQSSLYNAEQNQVQAEFYDANQYQSKEFDIVVANILSSALSVLAPALAKSCKAGGKIALSGILREQESAVSAIYSEWFDMGTPQHMDAWVLLTGTKKCAT from the coding sequence ATGGCGTGGGTATCATTAAAAATTGAAGCACAGGATAATAATGCTGATTTAATTAGCGATACACTCATGGAGCTAGGCGCACTGTCAGCCATTATTGAAGATGCAAATGCTGAGACCATTGATGAACAGCCGATTTTTGGTGAGCCGGGCGACCCGCCCCCAGGCATTTGGCAGCAAAATCTGGTGAGTGCTTTGTTTGATGAAGGCGTTGATGTCACTGCAGTGATTCAAGCGCTAGAACAAATCGCCAAGCTAAATCAACTTAACTACACCACCGAAACAATTCAAGAACAAGACTGGGTGCGCGCAACCCAGTCGCAATTCGACCCAATCAAGATTACAGAAAACCTGTGGATTGTGCCTACGTGGCATGTATCGCCAAATCCAGAGGCAATCAATATCGTGCTAGACCCTGGCCTAGCCTTTGGCACTGGAAGCCACCCAACCACGCACTTATGCTTAGGCTGGCTGGCCCAAACTGTGAACACAGGAAACTCTGTGCTCGACTATGGTTGTGGATCTGGTATTTTAGCAATTGCCGCTAAAAAGCTAGGGGCAAATGAAGTGGTGGGTACGGATATCGACACACAAGCCATTCAATCTAGCCTATACAACGCTGAGCAAAACCAAGTACAAGCTGAGTTCTACGATGCGAACCAATATCAATCTAAAGAGTTTGATATTGTGGTTGCCAATATTTTATCTAGCGCCCTGAGCGTACTGGCGCCAGCGTTAGCGAAGTCTTGCAAGGCCGGTGGGAAGATTGCACTTTCCGGTATTTTACGTGAACAAGAATCCGCTGTTTCTGCCATTTACTCTGAATGGTTTGATATGGGCACACCACAGCATATGGATGCTTGGGTGTTGCTCACAGGCACGAAAAAATGCGCGACATAA
- a CDS encoding LysR substrate-binding domain-containing protein, with the protein MTLSELRFVVAVAKERNFRRAAEKCYVSQPALSLAIKKLEEDLGVQIFERSRSDINPTPIGEKIIEQAIKAIEEVNYIRELAKQGNNQLSGSFRLGLIYSVGPYLLPEIIPILRQSAPDMPLDIEENLTTQLETQLKNGVIDAAVVALPFDVAGINTLPLYDEKYVVMVPVGHHWANRTSVSADELADENVLLLNSGHCYSHQVLQACPDLSRKGQVLQGNSLETIRNMVASNLGITVLPSSAATDRYLNPLVRVIPFLAPVPVRRVALAWRKSYARELAVVCVADAIKAIASDCLEMID; encoded by the coding sequence ATGACATTAAGTGAGCTGCGTTTTGTGGTTGCTGTCGCAAAAGAGCGTAACTTCAGGCGTGCTGCTGAAAAGTGTTACGTCAGCCAGCCGGCATTGAGTTTGGCGATTAAAAAGCTAGAAGAGGACTTGGGCGTACAAATCTTTGAGCGTAGTAGATCTGATATTAATCCAACCCCTATTGGCGAAAAAATCATTGAGCAGGCGATTAAGGCAATAGAAGAGGTGAATTATATTCGGGAGCTTGCCAAGCAAGGTAACAACCAGTTAAGTGGTTCTTTCCGCTTGGGACTGATTTATTCTGTAGGGCCATACTTGCTACCAGAGATTATTCCAATCTTGCGCCAGAGTGCGCCTGATATGCCATTGGATATTGAAGAAAATTTAACGACACAATTAGAAACCCAACTTAAAAATGGTGTGATTGATGCGGCTGTGGTCGCACTACCTTTTGATGTGGCAGGCATTAATACTTTACCTTTATATGATGAGAAGTATGTGGTCATGGTGCCTGTTGGCCACCATTGGGCAAATCGTACATCAGTCAGTGCCGATGAACTTGCTGATGAAAATGTCTTGTTATTAAATAGCGGGCATTGTTATAGCCATCAAGTATTGCAGGCTTGTCCAGATTTATCCAGAAAAGGTCAGGTATTGCAAGGTAACTCACTGGAAACCATACGTAATATGGTGGCGTCTAATCTAGGTATCACAGTCTTACCGAGCAGTGCTGCTACTGATCGCTATTTAAATCCTTTGGTTAGGGTTATCCCGTTTTTAGCGCCAGTCCCTGTGCGTAGGGTGGCGCTTGCTTGGCGTAAAAGTTATGCAAGAGAGCTTGCTGTGGTGTGTGTGGCAGATGCGATTAAGGCGATTGCCTCGGATTGTCTGGAGATGATTGATTAG
- the accC gene encoding acetyl-CoA carboxylase biotin carboxylase subunit produces MFDKILIANRGEIALRVQRACRELGIRTVAVHSEADREAKYVKLADESVCIGPAPSGQSYLNVPAVISAAEVTDAQAIHPGYGFLSENADFAERVEQSGFVFIGPRAETIRLMGDKVSAKDAMRKAGVPCVPGSEGALPDDPSEIIKIAKQIGYPVIIKAAGGGGGRGMRVVHTEAALLTSVNMTKAEAQAAFSNPMVYMEKYLEKPRHIEIQVLADQHGNAVFLGERDCSMQRRHQKILEEAPAPLLNARLRDKIGERCAEACRKIKYRGAGTFEFLYENGEFYFIEMNTRLQVEHTVTEMITGIDLVQQQIFVAAGEKLKFRQKDIQLHGHAIECRLNAEDPYNFVPSPGKITKFHMPGGPGVRIDTHAYAGYTVPPHYDSMIGKLITYGDTRDQAIARMRIALSEMMIEGISTNIALHADLMADAAFHLGGTSIHYLEQKLGIYNK; encoded by the coding sequence ATGTTTGACAAAATTTTAATCGCCAATCGCGGCGAAATCGCGTTACGCGTACAACGCGCATGTCGCGAACTCGGCATCAGAACGGTAGCCGTGCACTCCGAAGCTGACCGTGAAGCTAAATATGTAAAATTAGCGGATGAGTCAGTCTGTATCGGCCCAGCACCCTCTGGCCAAAGCTACTTAAATGTTCCTGCAGTCATCAGCGCTGCTGAAGTCACTGACGCACAGGCGATTCACCCTGGTTATGGCTTCTTATCAGAAAATGCGGACTTTGCAGAACGCGTAGAGCAAAGCGGCTTTGTATTTATTGGCCCACGCGCTGAAACTATCCGCCTGATGGGTGATAAAGTATCGGCGAAAGATGCAATGCGTAAAGCTGGCGTACCTTGCGTACCTGGTTCAGAAGGCGCACTGCCAGACGACCCTAGCGAAATCATTAAAATCGCTAAACAAATTGGCTATCCAGTGATTATTAAAGCAGCTGGCGGTGGCGGTGGTCGTGGGATGCGCGTAGTGCATACCGAAGCGGCATTACTGACTTCAGTGAATATGACCAAGGCTGAAGCACAAGCAGCATTTAGCAACCCGATGGTTTACATGGAAAAATACCTTGAGAAACCACGCCATATTGAAATCCAAGTGTTAGCTGACCAACATGGCAATGCAGTCTTCTTGGGTGAGCGCGATTGCTCTATGCAGCGTCGTCATCAAAAAATTCTAGAAGAAGCGCCAGCGCCATTACTGAATGCACGCTTACGCGACAAAATTGGCGAACGCTGTGCTGAAGCCTGCCGTAAAATCAAATATCGCGGTGCAGGTACTTTTGAATTCTTATATGAAAATGGTGAGTTCTATTTCATTGAAATGAACACACGTTTGCAGGTAGAACATACTGTGACAGAAATGATCACTGGTATTGATTTGGTGCAACAACAGATTTTTGTAGCGGCTGGCGAAAAACTAAAATTCCGTCAAAAAGATATTCAATTACACGGACATGCGATTGAATGTCGTTTAAATGCAGAAGATCCTTACAATTTTGTACCTTCTCCAGGCAAAATCACTAAATTCCATATGCCTGGCGGCCCTGGTGTTCGTATCGATACGCACGCGTATGCAGGCTACACGGTGCCACCGCATTACGACTCAATGATTGGCAAGTTAATTACTTACGGTGATACACGAGACCAAGCCATTGCACGGATGCGCATTGCATTGTCTGAAATGATGATTGAAGGTATTAGCACCAACATTGCATTACATGCTGATTTAATGGCAGATGCAGCTTTTCATTTAGGTGGTACAAGTATTCACTACCTAGAACAAAAGCTTGGTATTTATAACAAATAA
- a CDS encoding electron transfer flavoprotein-ubiquinone oxidoreductase produces the protein MTDVQRDVMNYDVLIVGAGPSGLAAAIKLKQLANDQGKDVSVCVLEKAAEVGAHILSGAVIDPIALNELIPDWQAQGAPLKTNVSDDEFLILGQAKSWSIPHWLMPPLMSNQGNYIASLGDVCRWLGEQAEGLGVEIYAGFSAQEMLYDEQQRVVGVITGDMGRDAQGAEAAQFTQGIEIRAQYTLVAEGTRGSLTRALESKFDLRKQSSPQKYGLGFKEVWRVPAEQHKVGLVQHSIGWPLTADTGGGSFIYHYGEQLVSIGFVVHLDYANPHLSPFDEFQRFKTHPQIKTLLKGAKRLSYGARAISEGGLQSLPELVFPGGALIGCSAGMVNVPRIKGSHNAMKSGMLAAEAVFQALTQASAQATPLLQSYADALKNSWVWNDLDAVRNVKPLLSRFGSWGGTLLGGIEMWLSAFHVRLPWTLVHQKADHDCTKPASEMPVIDYPKPDGIYSFDRLNSISLSNIAHDANQPCHLTLLDKNVPISINLANFDAPEQRYCPAGVYEIVKQHDASYLHINAQNCIHCKTCDIKDPTQNIVWVPPEGGSGPTYVGM, from the coding sequence ATGACAGATGTGCAACGTGATGTGATGAATTATGATGTGTTGATTGTGGGCGCTGGACCGTCTGGTTTGGCTGCTGCCATTAAACTTAAGCAGCTAGCTAATGACCAAGGTAAGGACGTCAGTGTATGTGTGCTTGAAAAAGCCGCAGAGGTAGGCGCACACATTTTGTCGGGCGCGGTGATAGACCCGATTGCCTTGAATGAGCTTATTCCGGATTGGCAAGCACAAGGTGCACCGCTCAAGACTAATGTGAGTGACGATGAGTTCTTGATTTTAGGGCAAGCTAAATCTTGGTCAATTCCACATTGGTTGATGCCGCCTTTGATGAGTAATCAAGGTAACTATATCGCGAGCCTAGGGGATGTTTGCCGTTGGCTAGGTGAGCAGGCTGAGGGCTTGGGCGTTGAAATCTATGCTGGTTTTTCTGCACAAGAGATGCTTTATGATGAGCAGCAGAGAGTGGTGGGTGTCATCACGGGTGATATGGGGCGTGATGCGCAAGGTGCGGAAGCCGCACAGTTCACACAGGGCATTGAAATTAGAGCGCAATATACATTGGTGGCAGAAGGTACGCGTGGTTCATTAACACGAGCGTTGGAAAGCAAGTTTGACCTGCGTAAACAATCTTCACCGCAGAAATATGGTTTGGGTTTCAAAGAAGTGTGGCGCGTACCGGCTGAGCAGCACAAAGTGGGCTTGGTGCAACATAGCATTGGATGGCCATTGACTGCGGATACTGGCGGCGGCTCCTTTATTTATCATTATGGTGAGCAATTGGTTTCTATCGGGTTTGTGGTGCATTTAGATTATGCCAACCCGCACCTTTCTCCTTTTGATGAGTTCCAGCGTTTCAAGACGCATCCACAGATTAAAACCTTACTCAAAGGCGCTAAGCGTCTAAGTTATGGCGCAAGAGCCATTAGTGAGGGTGGCTTACAGTCTTTACCTGAGCTAGTGTTTCCTGGCGGTGCACTGATTGGTTGCAGTGCAGGTATGGTCAATGTGCCGCGTATCAAGGGTAGCCATAATGCGATGAAATCTGGCATGTTGGCGGCTGAGGCTGTGTTTCAGGCATTAACGCAGGCAAGTGCGCAAGCTACACCATTATTGCAAAGCTATGCTGATGCGCTAAAGAACTCATGGGTTTGGAACGATTTAGACGCTGTGCGCAATGTGAAGCCATTGCTATCAAGGTTTGGCAGCTGGGGTGGCACACTGTTAGGTGGTATTGAAATGTGGCTAAGCGCTTTTCATGTTCGCTTACCATGGACTTTGGTACATCAGAAAGCTGACCATGATTGCACAAAACCAGCATCGGAAATGCCAGTAATCGACTATCCCAAACCAGATGGTATTTATAGCTTTGACCGACTCAATTCAATTAGCCTAAGCAATATTGCACATGATGCAAATCAGCCTTGCCATTTGACGCTGTTAGACAAAAACGTACCTATCAGTATTAATTTAGCAAACTTTGATGCGCCTGAGCAGCGTTATTGCCCGGCTGGCGTATATGAAATTGTTAAGCAGCACGATGCGAGCTATTTGCACATCAATGCTCAAAACTGCATTCACTGCAAAACATGCGATATTAAAGACCCAACTCAGAATATTGTTTGGGTACCGCCAGAGGGTGGAAGTGGCCCAACTTATGTGGGTATGTAG